From a region of the Nitrospirota bacterium genome:
- a CDS encoding glycosyltransferase family 2 protein encodes MREESGVEEQMRNGGVSVVVPVYNEERGIGALITQVSSEMARSGLAFEVLVVDDGSTDRTRENIQVHAETVRLLCHEENRGYGAALKTGIHAARFPIVLIIDADGTYPTAEIPRLLHELQPGVEMVVGARTGSDVSIPLVRKPAKWVLRRLAEHLSERTIPDLNSGLRAFRREAVRPYLHILPNRFSFTTTITLCFLSDGLGVRFVPINYRKRVGRSKIKPSDALNFLILILRTVTYFNPLRVFLPLSLCFLSLTVARVGYDVFVLSNLTDSTTILFVGTVLTAAIGILADLIVRRR; translated from the coding sequence ATGAGGGAGGAGAGTGGAGTGGAGGAGCAGATGCGCAACGGGGGGGTCAGCGTCGTTGTGCCGGTCTACAACGAGGAGAGGGGGATCGGGGCCCTCATCACGCAGGTCTCGTCAGAAATGGCGCGGAGCGGCCTGGCCTTCGAGGTGCTGGTCGTCGACGACGGCTCAACCGATCGGACGCGAGAGAACATCCAGGTTCATGCGGAGACGGTCCGTCTCCTCTGCCACGAAGAGAATCGCGGCTATGGGGCGGCCTTGAAGACCGGCATCCACGCCGCGCGCTTTCCGATCGTGCTGATCATCGATGCTGACGGAACCTATCCGACGGCCGAGATTCCCCGACTCCTTCATGAGCTGCAGCCAGGGGTGGAGATGGTGGTGGGAGCCAGGACCGGCTCGGACGTCAGTATCCCCCTTGTGCGCAAGCCGGCCAAGTGGGTGCTGCGGCGGTTGGCCGAACATCTGTCGGAGCGCACCATTCCCGACTTGAATTCGGGACTGCGAGCGTTCCGCCGGGAAGCGGTCCGGCCATACCTCCATATCCTGCCCAACCGCTTCTCCTTCACCACGACCATCACCCTGTGTTTCTTGTCGGACGGGTTGGGGGTTCGGTTTGTCCCGATCAATTACCGCAAGCGGGTCGGGCGGTCAAAAATCAAGCCGTCGGACGCGCTCAATTTTCTCATTCTGATCCTCCGCACGGTCACCTATTTCAATCCGTTGCGCGTGTTCCTGCCGCTGAGCCTGTGCTTTCTCTCCCTGACCGTCGCCCGCGTCGGCTACGACGTGTTCGTGCTGTCGAACTTGACCGATTCCACGACGATCCTGTTTGTCGGGACGGTGCTCACCGCTGCCATCGGGATTCTCGCAGACCTCATCGTCCGGCGTCGCTGA
- a CDS encoding class I SAM-dependent methyltransferase: MGLMIGGMKRWLRWNEPDLPPGCLARWLRKYLLWNNDWYGSHAIRYLPIVRLLRRIRSGTALPVLEVGSADRGITPFLGQRVVALDLRFDRENLSRAEGLVLPVRGRIEHLPFPDASFDAVIAVDMFEHLPASVRDRALREMARVARSSVVIAVPCGQRAMDMEKRLDRYHRKRFGLSNRWLVEHWEHGLPEETAFVREIRTAVPQGRLRVIGNAPLRLWYALEALDIAIPRNYVRRLLTGWIVNLGSRWDAKDPYRRIFVLEVTQP, translated from the coding sequence ATGGGCCTGATGATCGGCGGGATGAAACGCTGGCTCAGATGGAATGAGCCGGATCTTCCACCGGGCTGTCTCGCGCGGTGGCTCCGGAAGTATCTGCTCTGGAACAATGACTGGTACGGGTCCCATGCCATTCGCTATCTTCCCATTGTGAGGCTCCTGAGACGGATTCGTTCCGGCACGGCGCTGCCCGTGCTGGAAGTCGGCTCGGCCGATCGCGGGATCACTCCGTTTCTTGGGCAGCGGGTGGTGGCGCTGGATCTCCGCTTTGATCGGGAAAATCTGAGCAGGGCGGAGGGCCTCGTGTTGCCCGTGCGGGGCAGGATCGAACACCTGCCCTTTCCGGATGCCTCGTTCGACGCCGTGATCGCCGTGGACATGTTCGAGCATCTGCCCGCTTCGGTGCGCGACAGGGCCTTGCGGGAGATGGCGCGAGTCGCCCGCTCCTCTGTCGTGATTGCGGTGCCATGCGGGCAGAGGGCGATGGACATGGAAAAGCGGCTGGATCGGTACCACCGGAAACGGTTTGGGTTGTCCAATCGCTGGCTCGTGGAGCATTGGGAGCACGGGCTCCCGGAGGAAACCGCGTTTGTCCGCGAGATTCGGACGGCCGTACCCCAAGGCAGGCTGCGAGTCATCGGCAATGCGCCTCTCCGCTTGTGGTATGCCCTGGAGGCTCTGGACATCGCCATTCCACGGAACTATGTGCGGCGACTCTTGACGGGCTGGATCGTGAACCTGGGCAGCCGATGGGACGCGAAAGATCCCTACCGCCGGATCTTTGTGCTGGAGGTGACGCAGCCATGA
- a CDS encoding glycosyltransferase family 39 protein has product MLNHDAIDGSSDRRHVWWLLAFFLLSLSLSLIVIQIGAKPPAGDELDYHRLAVNLLKGEGFAVEPGHPTTFRPPLYPAFLALHYALFGDRYAVAWYGQAVLNAAMPVLVYLLGRRFFSESASLWGAGLYAVHPSFEMAAQLHRENLQTPLFVGCLYVLVVGIQERRAGWFWGAGLLAGALTLTNSAFFYLPAGFLCLGVIDRRMHPHVGRLLGLFLVALVLWAPWQVRTHLLPGGDKEIAEFQHRAVMFGHYPLFAGRYWWTISDMRQLEQEREEARAFLRERARIGAELPWEDRRAKERLELRDLIIEHPFRYAQFILNRALILTVSPPPGTSTVRERSTALAGTLFVVNVAFVGTALAFLLRTYRRDVSVWPVVAGIAYCLVVFGLTHSIRRYGYALVPLWCLFAAGALSYLRTPMGDADAAR; this is encoded by the coding sequence GTGTTGAACCACGACGCGATTGATGGCTCCTCGGACCGGCGCCATGTCTGGTGGCTGCTGGCCTTCTTTCTCCTGTCCCTTTCCCTCAGCCTGATCGTGATCCAAATTGGGGCCAAGCCTCCGGCCGGGGATGAGCTGGATTACCACCGGCTTGCCGTGAATCTCCTCAAGGGGGAGGGGTTTGCGGTGGAGCCGGGCCATCCCACCACATTCCGACCTCCGCTCTATCCCGCCTTTCTTGCCCTTCATTATGCGTTGTTCGGCGATCGCTACGCGGTCGCCTGGTATGGACAGGCCGTGCTCAACGCCGCCATGCCCGTCCTGGTCTATCTGCTTGGGCGGCGGTTCTTCTCGGAGTCGGCGTCCCTCTGGGGCGCAGGGCTGTATGCGGTGCACCCCTCGTTCGAGATGGCCGCTCAGTTGCATCGGGAGAACCTGCAGACGCCTCTGTTTGTGGGCTGTCTCTATGTCCTGGTGGTGGGTATTCAGGAAAGACGCGCCGGGTGGTTCTGGGGTGCGGGCTTGCTGGCCGGGGCTTTGACCTTGACGAATTCCGCGTTTTTCTACCTTCCGGCTGGGTTCCTGTGCTTGGGCGTTATTGACCGACGTATGCACCCGCACGTGGGACGCCTGCTGGGCCTATTCCTGGTCGCGCTTGTACTGTGGGCGCCCTGGCAGGTCCGTACGCACCTCCTTCCGGGAGGGGACAAGGAGATTGCCGAGTTTCAGCACCGCGCGGTGATGTTCGGTCATTATCCTCTCTTCGCCGGCCGCTACTGGTGGACCATCAGCGATATGCGGCAGTTGGAGCAGGAACGGGAAGAGGCCCGCGCGTTTTTACGGGAGCGTGCAAGAATCGGAGCGGAGCTTCCGTGGGAGGACCGTCGCGCGAAGGAACGTCTGGAGCTGAGGGATCTCATCATCGAGCACCCGTTCCGTTATGCGCAATTCATACTCAACCGCGCACTTATCCTGACCGTGTCGCCACCGCCGGGAACGAGCACCGTCCGGGAGCGGTCCACGGCCCTGGCCGGGACGCTGTTCGTCGTTAACGTGGCTTTCGTCGGGACCGCCCTGGCATTTCTTCTGAGGACGTATCGGCGGGATGTGTCGGTGTGGCCGGTCGTGGCCGGGATCGCCTATTGCCTGGTCGTCTTCGGGTTGACCCACTCGATCAGGCGCTACGGCTATGCGCTGGTGCCTTTGTGGTGTCTGTTTGCGGCCGGTGCGCTGAGTTATTTGCGGACTCCGATGGGGGATGCCGATGCCGCGCGTTAG
- a CDS encoding class I SAM-dependent methyltransferase, with product MTRLTVCPLCGSQKLGRLFTVSGQDVERCADCSLALFNPQPACSDERLYAEAYYRGDCAVKDRGQENVLDPARVARRLDSCREVLEEIEEALGRRGRLLDLGCGPGFLLKTARDAGWTVAGADVSSFATEHARDQFGISTVTTGSLEEVEFPANAFDVVTLQHVIEHFRDPVRMVQRISRWLAPGGILWVETPDIDSGQAKRDGAQWVHIKVPEHLFYFSERTLTRLLTAQGFRVLAVHREVESTGLMNAACGGPEGAKRFYEWARHIPGFRASVRAVRRLNEFYWAEVKGESDVVRLLARKG from the coding sequence ATGACGCGATTGACTGTCTGTCCCCTCTGCGGGTCGCAGAAGCTCGGCCGCCTGTTCACGGTTTCGGGGCAGGACGTGGAACGCTGCGCCGACTGCTCCTTGGCCCTGTTCAACCCGCAACCGGCCTGCTCCGATGAACGGCTCTATGCCGAGGCCTATTACCGGGGCGATTGCGCCGTGAAGGATCGCGGGCAGGAGAACGTGCTCGATCCGGCGCGCGTGGCCAGGCGATTGGACAGTTGCCGCGAAGTCCTGGAGGAGATCGAAGAAGCGCTGGGCCGGCGAGGCCGGTTGCTGGACCTGGGATGCGGCCCCGGGTTCTTGCTCAAGACGGCTCGGGACGCCGGGTGGACGGTGGCGGGGGCGGATGTGTCGTCATTTGCGACGGAACACGCACGGGACCAGTTCGGCATCAGTACCGTGACCACCGGCTCCTTGGAAGAAGTGGAGTTTCCTGCGAACGCGTTCGATGTGGTGACGTTGCAGCATGTGATCGAGCATTTCCGGGATCCGGTCCGCATGGTGCAGCGGATCAGCCGTTGGCTGGCGCCCGGCGGGATCTTGTGGGTGGAAACGCCGGATATCGACTCGGGACAGGCCAAGCGGGATGGGGCCCAGTGGGTCCATATCAAAGTGCCGGAGCACCTGTTTTACTTCAGCGAGCGGACGCTCACCCGTTTGCTGACGGCGCAGGGGTTTCGGGTGCTGGCCGTGCATCGGGAGGTCGAAAGCACGGGGCTGATGAATGCGGCTTGTGGCGGGCCCGAAGGCGCCAAACGGTTCTACGAATGGGCCCGACATATACCCGGGTTCCGCGCATCGGTGCGAGCGGTGCGGAGGCTGAACGAGTTCTACTGGGCCGAGGTCAAGGGAGAATCGGACGTGGTGCGTCTGCTTGCGAGAAAGGGGTAG
- a CDS encoding class I SAM-dependent methyltransferase: METARPAPVSQAHHAALHRMAQLPNYYEWVFGRLRPWIGSRILDAGGGIGNLTVLVSRWERLALVDINEEQCGEMRERFKGVAGVEVWCQDLQDPGLLRLGREAFDTILCLDVLEHLEAHEQVVAHFRSLLATGGHLLLKVPAHRWLYGTMDRASGHFRRYAKRDIEALARREGFKVVLLSTMNPIAVVPWWVKGKVLKRATNFSLTFSPEELRRMNRAIPWLKLLDRVFPFPVGLSLLAVLQKA, encoded by the coding sequence ATGGAGACAGCACGACCGGCGCCGGTCAGCCAGGCGCATCATGCGGCGCTGCACCGGATGGCGCAGTTGCCCAATTATTACGAGTGGGTGTTCGGACGACTCAGACCATGGATCGGCTCGCGGATTCTGGATGCCGGCGGGGGCATCGGGAACCTCACGGTGCTGGTATCTCGGTGGGAACGGTTGGCGTTGGTGGACATCAACGAGGAACAGTGTGGGGAGATGCGGGAGCGCTTCAAGGGGGTTGCCGGGGTCGAGGTCTGGTGTCAGGACCTCCAGGACCCGGGCCTCTTGCGCCTTGGACGGGAAGCCTTCGATACGATTCTTTGCCTGGATGTCTTGGAACATCTGGAAGCCCATGAGCAAGTCGTGGCCCATTTTCGAAGCTTGTTGGCAACGGGGGGGCACCTGCTCTTGAAAGTGCCCGCGCACCGGTGGCTGTACGGCACGATGGATCGAGCTTCCGGTCATTTTCGCCGCTATGCGAAACGGGACATCGAAGCCCTTGCCCGGCGTGAAGGCTTCAAAGTGGTCTTGCTCTCGACCATGAATCCGATCGCCGTTGTGCCTTGGTGGGTCAAGGGGAAGGTGTTGAAACGGGCCACGAACTTCTCCCTCACCTTCTCGCCAGAAGAGCTGCGCCGGATGAATCGGGCCATCCCCTGGCTGAAGCTTCTGGATCGGGTCTTCCCGTTCCCGGTCGGTCTGTCGCTGCTGGCTGTGTTGCAGAAGGCGTGA
- a CDS encoding class I SAM-dependent methyltransferase: MTAAGESDLEILVDLFPWKPSLALFRALERRGVRRRHALLASPILDLGCGDGEINRLFLAEFDSIGIDWDSTSLPKAKQFLRGVARADARRLPFRSRTFGAVFGNCAIEHFPDIDLCLAEASRVLRPGGILIASVPSAHWKELYVWNRFFSALGWPRLGRKIVDAHDRTVAHLNLFGPEEWTVKFRRAGLEPVAFDPYLTARGARFTTLLESILARPFPCPGFWTHSGTFYFLSGLLRRLGGERFWKRVFVRMIRPFYDEAVGPEGVAAGTLLVARKERDG; this comes from the coding sequence ATGACCGCGGCAGGGGAATCGGATCTGGAGATCCTGGTTGATCTGTTTCCGTGGAAGCCTTCGCTGGCCCTCTTTCGCGCGCTGGAGCGACGGGGCGTCCGCCGCCGGCACGCCTTGCTGGCGTCGCCCATTTTGGATCTCGGGTGTGGAGATGGAGAGATTAATCGGCTGTTCCTGGCCGAATTCGACTCGATCGGGATCGATTGGGACTCGACGTCGCTCCCGAAAGCCAAACAGTTCCTGCGCGGAGTGGCTCGGGCGGATGCGCGTCGCCTGCCGTTCCGGAGCCGGACTTTCGGGGCGGTCTTCGGCAACTGTGCGATCGAACACTTTCCTGATATCGACCTCTGCTTGGCGGAGGCCTCCCGTGTCTTGCGTCCGGGGGGCATCCTGATCGCCTCGGTCCCCAGTGCCCATTGGAAGGAGCTCTACGTCTGGAACCGGTTTTTCTCGGCCTTGGGATGGCCCCGGCTCGGCCGGAAGATCGTGGATGCGCATGACCGAACGGTGGCGCACCTCAACCTGTTCGGGCCTGAAGAATGGACCGTGAAGTTTCGTCGGGCCGGGCTTGAACCGGTCGCGTTCGACCCCTACCTGACCGCGCGGGGGGCCCGGTTTACCACCCTGCTGGAGTCGATCCTGGCGCGGCCGTTTCCGTGCCCCGGTTTCTGGACCCATTCCGGCACGTTCTATTTCCTGTCGGGCCTCTTGCGGAGATTGGGTGGAGAGCGCTTCTGGAAACGGGTCTTTGTCCGGATGATCCGGCCGTTCTACGACGAAGCCGTCGGGCCGGAGGGAGTGGCGGCGGGGACCTTGCTGGTGGCGCGCAAGGAGCGGGACGGGTGA
- a CDS encoding glycosyltransferase family 4 protein has protein sequence MRILLIVNEFPPQQLRGTAMATASLAQALARRGWEVQVIVARSEGAPSEETVGLVRVRRLAVWNVPFTGTVQRLVRILLLASKIRPDLVQGQAASCGLFAVVVGWWLSIPSITYVQGMDFHEAGPLRRILEVGPAIRYATKTLAVSDLFATAIRPYAAGPVQSLPHGYQPERIAPEVEATARRMMSTAGPNLLFVGHLEPDKGETFLLPAVAMLAKDWPGVTLHMVGDGPLRTELEALALRLGIASLVRFYGWLPHDTVLALMRQVDLFVLSSVMEPFGIVVVEALNEGCPVVVTTACGSAMAVEQGRSGLVVPPADSQALADAMRRILADQALQESMRRAAREAGAQYGWDRIVERFERVYAELLGASR, from the coding sequence GTGAGAATTCTCCTCATCGTCAATGAGTTTCCTCCTCAGCAGTTGCGCGGAACCGCCATGGCCACGGCCTCGCTGGCCCAGGCGCTGGCCCGGCGTGGGTGGGAGGTCCAGGTGATCGTCGCCCGCTCCGAGGGGGCGCCCTCCGAAGAAACGGTCGGCCTGGTGCGAGTCCGCCGTCTTGCGGTCTGGAACGTGCCGTTTACCGGGACCGTGCAGCGGTTGGTACGGATTCTTCTGCTGGCGAGCAAGATCCGTCCCGACCTCGTGCAGGGGCAGGCGGCTTCATGCGGTCTCTTTGCGGTTGTGGTGGGGTGGTGGTTGTCGATCCCCTCCATCACCTATGTCCAGGGCATGGACTTTCATGAAGCGGGGCCGCTCCGCCGGATATTGGAAGTGGGCCCGGCGATTCGCTACGCGACCAAAACTCTGGCTGTCAGCGACCTGTTCGCCACGGCGATCAGGCCTTACGCCGCCGGTCCGGTCCAGTCGCTGCCGCACGGCTATCAGCCGGAGCGGATTGCGCCGGAGGTGGAGGCGACGGCCCGGCGCATGATGAGTACGGCCGGACCGAACCTGCTCTTTGTGGGACACCTGGAGCCGGACAAGGGCGAAACCTTTCTCTTGCCGGCTGTGGCCATGCTGGCCAAGGATTGGCCGGGAGTGACTCTGCACATGGTCGGAGACGGGCCGTTGCGCACCGAGTTGGAGGCGCTGGCCCTCCGCCTCGGCATCGCCTCGCTCGTCAGGTTTTACGGCTGGCTGCCGCACGACACCGTTCTCGCCCTGATGCGACAGGTGGACCTGTTCGTGCTCTCCAGCGTAATGGAGCCCTTCGGGATCGTCGTGGTGGAGGCGCTCAATGAGGGCTGTCCCGTCGTCGTGACGACGGCCTGCGGCAGTGCGATGGCGGTGGAGCAAGGCCGAAGCGGCTTGGTGGTGCCGCCCGCGGATTCCCAGGCCTTGGCTGACGCCATGCGCCGCATCCTGGCCGATCAAGCCCTGCAAGAGTCGATGCGTCGAGCGGCGAGAGAGGCGGGGGCGCAGTACGGCTGGGATCGGATCGTAGAACGCTTTGAGCGGGTCTATGCGGAGCTTCTGGGGGCAAGCCGGTGA
- a CDS encoding class I SAM-dependent methyltransferase, whose amino-acid sequence MPMPRVREALKRAWYVLFRERPYAYLGQVLVMLLPASYLDRVRREFFTAKGPSGILADMVRAELNRQYYIARDAGEIRRQSRELFWASEPGRRWHELSRERYRDPILHSQWFLEPRLPLVQQIKAFLTEESGYHTICEVGTGNGLFLQHLTKEFPTINRFVGIDLNREQIVENQHTYADFSMEFVHGEVLEWVQQSGRSGTIFVASETFEFIRPQELTELFQCIRKQLGRVAIGIFAAVEPGWAEQTISRPRGSTAYSHNFPYLLEQCHYRIFRQDVRRAGPYDRIYLLAVALPATDA is encoded by the coding sequence ATGCCGATGCCGCGCGTTAGGGAGGCGCTGAAGAGGGCTTGGTACGTGCTATTCCGCGAGCGGCCCTATGCCTACCTGGGGCAGGTCCTTGTCATGCTCCTGCCGGCGTCTTACCTAGACCGTGTGCGCCGCGAGTTTTTCACGGCCAAGGGGCCGTCGGGCATACTAGCCGACATGGTCCGCGCGGAATTAAATCGACAATACTATATTGCGCGTGATGCAGGAGAAATCCGACGACAGAGCCGGGAGCTGTTCTGGGCCTCGGAGCCTGGAAGGAGGTGGCATGAACTCAGTCGCGAGCGTTATCGCGACCCGATTCTCCACAGTCAATGGTTTCTGGAGCCACGGCTTCCACTTGTTCAACAGATCAAGGCCTTCCTGACGGAGGAGTCCGGGTATCACACGATCTGTGAAGTCGGAACGGGCAACGGCCTGTTCCTGCAGCACCTGACCAAGGAGTTTCCCACCATTAATCGTTTCGTCGGCATTGATTTGAACCGGGAGCAGATAGTGGAAAACCAGCACACCTATGCCGACTTCTCAATGGAGTTTGTTCACGGCGAGGTGCTAGAGTGGGTCCAACAGTCTGGCCGCAGTGGGACCATCTTTGTGGCCAGTGAAACCTTTGAATTCATTCGCCCGCAGGAGTTAACGGAGTTATTCCAGTGTATTCGGAAGCAGTTGGGGCGGGTCGCCATCGGGATCTTTGCGGCGGTTGAGCCGGGTTGGGCGGAGCAGACCATTTCGCGACCGAGGGGCAGCACGGCCTACAGTCACAATTTCCCCTATCTGCTGGAGCAGTGCCATTATCGCATTTTTCGTCAGGATGTCCGGCGCGCCGGCCCCTACGACAGGATTTATCTGCTGGCAGTGGCATTGCCGGCGACGGATGCGTGA
- a CDS encoding glycosyltransferase family 2 protein: MILSILIVSFNTKGMLEQCLRSIRTHPPAESYEVFVVDNGSKDGSPELVAEQFSEVRLIANPDNRGFAAANNQALALATGDIILFLNSDTCLLPDSLGPLLRRLDEQPQVGIVGPTEEFEGGPAYPTICPAPGLWFLFLTHTGLRHYFYTNARINPYRQVWERARRSGEPVAVDWLSGACLMVRRRVLKEVGCFDEGYFFYMEETDLCERARRAGWLVEYVPQGRIVHHGGGSSEKARGGLLTLSGTVSELRYFQKHRSGLELLFLKGLLFVEFAVKLLIVRWSDPRRWAYRQILRAIVGLRPVAITKEDLCPY, from the coding sequence GTGATCCTGTCGATCCTGATCGTCAGTTTCAATACCAAGGGGATGCTGGAGCAATGTCTCCGGTCCATCCGCACCCATCCGCCGGCGGAGTCTTACGAGGTGTTCGTCGTGGACAACGGGTCCAAGGACGGCAGCCCGGAGCTCGTTGCAGAGCAGTTTTCCGAGGTGCGCCTGATCGCCAATCCGGACAATCGCGGATTTGCCGCCGCCAACAATCAGGCGTTGGCGCTGGCGACGGGCGACATTATTTTGTTTCTCAACTCCGATACTTGCCTGTTGCCGGACTCGCTCGGCCCGTTGCTCAGGCGTCTGGATGAACAGCCACAGGTCGGGATCGTGGGGCCCACCGAGGAGTTTGAGGGAGGGCCTGCCTATCCCACCATCTGTCCGGCTCCGGGTTTGTGGTTTCTCTTCCTGACCCACACGGGGTTGCGGCATTATTTCTATACCAATGCCAGGATCAATCCTTATCGACAGGTCTGGGAGCGGGCTCGCCGGAGCGGGGAGCCGGTGGCGGTGGACTGGCTGTCCGGCGCCTGCTTGATGGTGCGCCGGCGGGTATTGAAAGAGGTGGGATGCTTCGACGAGGGCTATTTCTTTTATATGGAGGAAACCGATCTTTGCGAGCGGGCACGCCGGGCTGGGTGGCTGGTCGAGTACGTGCCCCAAGGACGGATCGTGCATCACGGCGGCGGGTCCAGCGAAAAGGCCAGAGGCGGCTTGTTGACTCTCTCGGGGACTGTGAGCGAGTTGCGGTATTTTCAGAAGCACCGGAGCGGGCTTGAACTCTTGTTTCTCAAAGGGCTGCTCTTCGTCGAATTCGCTGTGAAGCTGCTCATTGTCCGGTGGAGCGATCCGCGGCGCTGGGCCTATCGCCAGATCCTGCGGGCGATCGTCGGGTTGCGGCCGGTGGCCATAACAAAGGAAGACCTGTGCCCATACTGA
- a CDS encoding glycosyltransferase family 2 protein yields the protein MRCEAAHCPVERSAALGLSPDPAGDRRVAAGGHNKGRPVPILSIIIVSYRVRDLLAACLRSIEDNGFSGTREVICVDNASGDGTVEALKPRFPGVRWIENKENIGFAPAVNQAAALASGEYLLLLNPDGALIKGSLARLVAFMEARPDIGVVGPRLLTSDGVPYVSATRFPTTATILLYETRLNRVMPHCRLLRPYGRQLEGTDPFPVDAVEGSCLLTRLALWKQVGGFDRRYFFGVEELDYAWKVRHAGYGVWFYPMPAMVHHHSGSSGGKRSGTVVLLSVTLGFLHFMQTNRASSYILLRLPLACILFVKWLLATVLGRAEQAVAFREAVKALLGARPAWVTREDRKQWA from the coding sequence ATTCGCTGTGAAGCTGCTCATTGTCCGGTGGAGCGATCCGCGGCGCTGGGCCTATCGCCAGATCCTGCGGGCGATCGTCGGGTTGCGGCCGGTGGCCATAACAAAGGAAGACCTGTGCCCATACTGAGCATTATCATCGTCTCTTATCGGGTGCGCGACCTGCTGGCGGCCTGCCTGCGGTCTATCGAGGACAACGGGTTTTCTGGAACCCGGGAGGTCATTTGCGTGGACAATGCCTCCGGGGATGGAACCGTGGAAGCGCTCAAGCCTCGATTCCCAGGCGTGCGCTGGATAGAGAACAAAGAAAATATCGGCTTCGCGCCGGCCGTCAATCAAGCCGCCGCTCTGGCGTCCGGCGAGTATCTGTTGTTGCTCAATCCCGATGGCGCCTTGATCAAGGGGTCGCTGGCACGACTGGTTGCATTCATGGAGGCCCGTCCGGACATTGGCGTGGTGGGGCCGAGGCTGCTCACGTCCGACGGCGTCCCCTATGTTTCGGCGACACGATTCCCGACGACCGCCACGATCCTGTTGTACGAGACCAGATTGAATCGCGTGATGCCGCACTGCCGATTGTTGCGGCCCTATGGCCGACAGCTTGAAGGTACGGACCCCTTTCCCGTTGACGCGGTCGAAGGGTCCTGCCTGCTGACGCGACTGGCCCTCTGGAAGCAGGTGGGCGGGTTCGACCGCCGGTATTTCTTTGGGGTGGAGGAGCTGGACTATGCCTGGAAGGTCCGGCACGCGGGGTATGGGGTATGGTTTTACCCCATGCCGGCCATGGTGCATCACCATTCCGGCTCCAGTGGCGGAAAACGGAGCGGTACGGTGGTTCTGCTCTCGGTGACTCTGGGGTTCTTGCATTTCATGCAGACCAATCGTGCCTCGTCCTATATTCTGTTGCGCCTGCCGCTGGCGTGCATCCTATTCGTCAAGTGGCTGCTGGCCACTGTTCTGGGCAGGGCCGAACAGGCGGTGGCCTTCAGGGAAGCGGTGAAGGCGCTCCTTGGTGCCAGGCCGGCTTGGGTGACGCGAGAGGACCGGAAGCAATGGGCCTGA
- a CDS encoding glycosyltransferase family 9 protein, with the protein MKELLVRTLIRLCSSVAQAVRGWRALPDPRSVHRIVVLQMSGVGDLLLITPALRALHRLYPEARIDLITYKLENAVFLFRLPYMRRGCEFPLFELELRRIWTPAFWLGLDRPIRFLRQEPCDLYVSFHHTWLSQWYLFELWVAARSGARFAVGINPDCVAGSGVFDRALPESQLGDRHYRPLFLEVVGLVGEAGNDLATEFPLEPAEIQQARDQVRQAMPDRHRMVCLHVGATHAAQLWPIERFLDLARRLQAEGDGIVLIGTKEERSLTEQLAGSLPPGAVLNVAGMTDLFQMAAFIDVADLFIGNDSGPMHVAIARRRPTIGLIGPGRTRYHRYAPDEAVILKNPLPFDIRDRKDAAFPWAITVDEVYAAARNLLP; encoded by the coding sequence GTGAAAGAGCTCCTGGTCCGAACACTCATCCGCCTCTGCTCGTCCGTTGCGCAGGCGGTGCGGGGGTGGCGAGCCCTGCCGGATCCCCGGTCCGTACACCGGATTGTCGTGCTGCAGATGAGCGGGGTGGGGGATCTGCTCTTGATCACACCGGCGCTGCGGGCCCTGCACCGGCTGTATCCGGAAGCCCGGATCGATTTGATCACGTACAAGCTGGAAAATGCGGTGTTCCTCTTTCGCCTTCCATACATGCGTCGCGGCTGCGAGTTCCCATTGTTCGAGTTGGAGCTGAGGCGCATCTGGACGCCTGCCTTCTGGCTGGGCCTGGATCGGCCGATCCGTTTCCTCCGGCAGGAACCATGCGACCTCTACGTGAGCTTTCACCACACGTGGCTGTCGCAATGGTACCTGTTCGAGCTCTGGGTCGCGGCCCGCTCCGGTGCACGCTTTGCCGTGGGGATCAATCCGGATTGTGTGGCGGGGTCCGGGGTCTTCGATCGGGCCTTGCCGGAATCTCAACTGGGCGATCGCCATTACCGGCCATTGTTTCTGGAGGTGGTGGGACTCGTGGGCGAGGCGGGGAACGATCTGGCCACGGAATTTCCGCTGGAGCCGGCCGAGATCCAGCAGGCCAGGGACCAGGTCCGGCAGGCCATGCCGGATCGGCATCGCATGGTCTGCCTGCACGTGGGGGCGACTCATGCCGCGCAGCTCTGGCCCATCGAGCGCTTTCTCGACCTTGCCCGTCGATTGCAAGCCGAGGGGGATGGAATTGTGCTGATCGGCACGAAAGAGGAACGAAGCCTCACGGAGCAGTTGGCCGGCTCCTTGCCTCCGGGGGCGGTCTTGAATGTCGCCGGCATGACCGATCTGTTTCAGATGGCGGCCTTCATCGATGTGGCGGACCTCTTCATCGGGAACGATTCCGGCCCCATGCACGTGGCGATTGCGAGGCGACGCCCGACGATCGGCTTGATCGGGCCGGGCAGAACCCGCTATCACCGCTATGCCCCCGATGAGGCCGTGATCTTGAAGAACCCGCTTCCCTTCGATATACGGGACCGCAAGGACGCGGCTTTTCCCTGGGCCATTACGGTGGACGAGGTCTATGCCGCGGCCAGGAACCTGTTGCCGTGA